A window of Rhinolophus ferrumequinum isolate MPI-CBG mRhiFer1 chromosome X, mRhiFer1_v1.p, whole genome shotgun sequence contains these coding sequences:
- the LOC117020511 gene encoding cerebellar degeneration-related antigen 1, which produces MDFLEDMAFLEDVNFQEDPNCPEDLDCLDDVDLLEDLEITGRHGSLGRHIFVEDMNFLEDLLLLEDLDRVEDIGFVWKTWTDWKTGFGRRHGLLEDLDFSGRCGLMEDLDLVEDVDSLEDIVLLEDVDFSGRCGFVGRCG; this is translated from the coding sequence ATGGATTTCCTGGAAGACATGGCTTTTCTGGAAGACGTGAATTTTCAGGAAGACCCGAATTGTCCGGAAGACCTGGATTGTCTGGACGACGTAGATTTGCTGGAAGACCTGGAGATTACTGGAAGACATGGATCCCTCGGAAGACATATATTTGTGGAAGACATGAATTTTCTGGAAGACTTGCTTTTGTTGGAAGACCTGGATAGAGTGGAAGACATAGGTTTTGTCTGGAAGACGTGGACTGACTGGAAGACTGGATTTGGTAGAAGACATGGATTGCTGGAAGACCTGGATTTTTCCGGAAGATGTGGATTGATGGAAGACCTGGATTTGGTGGAAGATGTGGATTCTCTGGAAGACATAGTTTTGTTGGAAGACGTGGATTTTTCTGGAAGATGTGGCTTTGTTGGAAGATGTGGGTAG